The Latilactobacillus sakei subsp. sakei DSM 20017 = JCM 1157 genome includes a window with the following:
- a CDS encoding BspA family leucine-rich repeat surface protein, with amino-acid sequence MTTEVNAVEAPANASSETITKIAQDAISGSTPTKQSNSVIQKKAASDAETQTITPATSGEKATLLEAPQTKKTSQPQKQQLDQRAGTSLGTVTWYIDDTTATLHLSGGVLPDKVANDNTNTPWYFPNSPYIARIAHISIDGEITAKDVSYIFWGLTNLTTVQGLANLKGATNFTMLFASDSALQSVDATNLDFSKVTAMNSMFSDCANLVSVGDTANWQLGQVTTMVRCFSGDKKLSQLNSTNWDTSNIQNMNNTFFNCTALTNLDVSKWQTAKMTNLGSTFSQSGITVLDVSNWDTSHVTNLSSTFLNTSIAELDVSNWDTSQVTTMAYTFSGCSRLETLDVSKWQLGKNTSLSYTFSGDQRLTQLDVSKWQTANVTNMASTFSGTVGVKTLAVKDWQTTKVTTMAGMFAKSGVDQLEIADWDTSNVQSMRLMFDATKLTTLDYPDWNTASVTDMSYMLRGMTKLTGAYFTNWDTSQVTNMGGMFLNDQQLAHLRLGPKFKFLTSASTGPSLAEPSTETPYFGKWQRHDANDNQVGNTYTSAALMAQYDGTTVPTGDYYWAVATPPTITKLVRNVTADGNNAPFKTATTAQKGDTVDYQVNITQPSGQQLDRGAVFEDVLDSHLKFNNNKELSISYSDENGDFHGEQLIKFNDQWQIALGENLAIGQKAQVLIKAIVNDDSAPEIDNLFKLVSGSYGAGTTSNTAIVHVKKPLTLTEAIKNETTDTDWDTKQDVSPGDRVGFKLDYQNTTGATSNQIT; translated from the coding sequence TAAACAATCAAATAGTGTCATTCAAAAAAAGGCGGCTTCAGATGCGGAAACACAAACCATAACGCCAGCAACGTCAGGTGAAAAAGCGACGCTACTTGAAGCACCGCAGACTAAAAAAACTAGCCAACCCCAAAAGCAGCAACTTGATCAACGAGCAGGCACCAGTTTGGGAACAGTCACCTGGTATATCGATGATACAACGGCGACCTTACATTTATCAGGCGGTGTATTGCCAGATAAGGTGGCTAATGATAATACTAATACACCTTGGTATTTCCCTAATTCGCCTTATATTGCGCGGATTGCGCATATCAGCATTGATGGTGAAATTACAGCTAAAGATGTCTCCTATATATTTTGGGGGTTGACCAACTTAACAACGGTTCAGGGGTTAGCTAATCTAAAAGGGGCCACTAATTTTACGATGTTATTTGCCAGTGACAGTGCGCTGCAATCAGTTGACGCGACTAACTTAGATTTTTCAAAAGTGACAGCAATGAATTCGATGTTTAGTGATTGTGCCAACCTAGTATCTGTTGGCGACACAGCGAATTGGCAGCTTGGGCAAGTCACCACAATGGTAAGATGCTTCAGTGGTGATAAAAAATTAAGTCAGCTAAATAGTACGAATTGGGACACTTCTAATATTCAAAATATGAATAACACATTTTTCAATTGTACGGCCTTAACGAACTTAGATGTTTCAAAATGGCAGACGGCAAAAATGACTAATCTGGGGAGTACCTTTTCACAATCGGGCATTACTGTTTTAGATGTTTCAAATTGGGATACCAGTCACGTTACTAATTTAAGTAGTACTTTTCTGAATACTAGTATTGCCGAATTAGATGTTTCGAATTGGGATACAAGCCAAGTGACGACAATGGCTTATACTTTTTCGGGATGTTCAAGACTTGAAACCTTAGATGTCTCAAAATGGCAGCTCGGCAAAAATACATCGTTGTCTTACACGTTCAGCGGTGATCAAAGATTAACGCAGTTAGACGTTTCTAAGTGGCAAACCGCTAATGTGACGAATATGGCTTCAACATTTTCCGGGACTGTCGGTGTTAAGACTTTAGCGGTTAAAGATTGGCAGACCACTAAAGTGACAACCATGGCGGGCATGTTTGCCAAGAGTGGCGTTGATCAGTTAGAAATTGCTGATTGGGATACGAGCAACGTCCAAAGTATGCGACTCATGTTTGATGCGACGAAGTTAACAACGCTTGATTATCCTGATTGGAATACCGCTAGTGTAACCGATATGAGTTATATGCTGCGTGGGATGACGAAATTAACGGGTGCTTATTTCACGAATTGGGATACGAGTCAGGTAACGAATATGGGCGGCATGTTTTTGAATGATCAACAATTAGCGCACCTGCGGTTGGGACCCAAATTTAAATTCTTAACGAGTGCCTCAACTGGACCATCATTAGCAGAACCCAGCACTGAAACACCCTATTTTGGGAAGTGGCAACGACATGATGCAAATGATAATCAAGTTGGGAATACCTATACATCAGCAGCATTAATGGCCCAGTACGATGGGACGACTGTTCCAACTGGTGATTATTATTGGGCCGTCGCAACACCCCCAACGATTACCAAGTTGGTACGTAATGTGACAGCTGATGGTAATAATGCCCCATTTAAGACGGCAACAACGGCTCAAAAGGGTGACACAGTTGATTACCAAGTCAATATCACCCAGCCAAGTGGTCAGCAATTAGATCGGGGTGCGGTCTTTGAAGATGTACTTGATTCACATTTGAAATTTAATAATAATAAGGAACTATCAATTTCATATTCTGATGAAAATGGTGATTTTCATGGAGAACAGCTCATTAAATTTAACGATCAATGGCAGATTGCACTCGGCGAAAATTTAGCAATCGGACAAAAAGCACAAGTCCTAATTAAGGCGATTGTCAACGACGATAGTGCGCCAGAAATCGATAATCTTTTCAAATTGGTTTCTGGAAGTTACGGTGCCGGTACCACTTCAAACACTGCTATCGTACACGTCAAGAAACCATTGACGTTAACCGAAGCGATAAAAAATGAAACGACGGATACGGATTGGGACACCAAACAGGATGTGAGTCCGGGTGATCGAGTCGGCTTTAAGCTCGATTATCAAAACACGACGGGCGCCACTAGCAACCAGATAACGTGA